A portion of the Bombina bombina isolate aBomBom1 chromosome 11, aBomBom1.pri, whole genome shotgun sequence genome contains these proteins:
- the SNRNP25 gene encoding U11/U12 small nuclear ribonucleoprotein 25 kDa protein isoform X3: MEIKRETESPPDTLQGPFAEQGDEEEELPHAEVVDIFQEGLAMMVQDPLLCDLPIQVTLEEINSQIALEFGQAMTVRVSKADGEVMPVVVVQNATVLDLKRAIQRYVQLKHQREGGIEHISWKYVWRTYHLSFSGEKLEDNDKTLRTALKIVMRLFL, encoded by the exons ATGgaaataaaaagagagacagaATCCCCCCCAGACACCCTGCAGGGCCCCTTTGCGGAGCAGGGGGACGAGGAGGAAGAGCTGCCACATGCAGAAGTTGTTGATATATTCCAGGAAGGCCTGGCTATGATGGTACAGGACCCTCTGCTGTGCGACCTGCCTATTCAG GTTACACTGGAAGAAATAAATTCGCAAATCGCACTCGAGTTTGGCCAGGCAATGACTGTCCGTGTGAGTAAGGCGGACGGAGAGGTGATGC CTGTAGTTGTCGTGCAGAATGCCACTGTGCTTGATCTAAAACGAGCGATCCAGAGATACGTTCAGCTAAAGCACCAACGGGAAGGAGGAATCGAGCACATCAGCTG gaaaTATGTCTGGAGAACTTATCACTTGTCCTTCTCTGGGGAAAAGCTGGAAGATAATGATAAAACCCTTC
- the SNRNP25 gene encoding U11/U12 small nuclear ribonucleoprotein 25 kDa protein isoform X4 translates to MEIKRETESPPDTLQGPFAEQGDEEEELPHAEVVDIFQEGLAMMVQDPLLCDLPIQVTLEEINSQIALEFGQAMTVRVSKADGEVMPVVVVQNATVLDLKRAIQRYVQLKHQREGGIEHISWKYVWRTYHLSFSGEKLEDNDKTLRSYF, encoded by the exons ATGgaaataaaaagagagacagaATCCCCCCCAGACACCCTGCAGGGCCCCTTTGCGGAGCAGGGGGACGAGGAGGAAGAGCTGCCACATGCAGAAGTTGTTGATATATTCCAGGAAGGCCTGGCTATGATGGTACAGGACCCTCTGCTGTGCGACCTGCCTATTCAG GTTACACTGGAAGAAATAAATTCGCAAATCGCACTCGAGTTTGGCCAGGCAATGACTGTCCGTGTGAGTAAGGCGGACGGAGAGGTGATGC CTGTAGTTGTCGTGCAGAATGCCACTGTGCTTGATCTAAAACGAGCGATCCAGAGATACGTTCAGCTAAAGCACCAACGGGAAGGAGGAATCGAGCACATCAGCTG gaaaTATGTCTGGAGAACTTATCACTTGTCCTTCTCTGGGGAAAAGCTGGAAGATAATGATAAAACCCTTC